In Taeniopygia guttata chromosome 6, bTaeGut7.mat, whole genome shotgun sequence, the genomic stretch CAGGAAAGTAAGGACATgtgtgaaaaggaaaagtagAGTACCCTAAACACATGGAGCATAAAGTTCTGTTTACAGTAGGTTTGGCAGGGACATTGATTTGCAttgcatcagcagcagcaccaagcAAAGTGGTGGCCTTGTGTTTCCAAAATGTTGAAATTTATAACTTTGCCTTCCGTGCAAAatcagcttttcctttccataATATACGTGTCTCTGGTTCCCTCCATGGTGGCCCTGACTTCATGTAGGAAGAGAGTCAATcaggggagctgctgggcaTGTGTGCTCAAAGGGAACAGAGAAGCTTTGTAATTTTAGTTGAGTTCTCTGGTGAACTCAACTAAAATTACACAGGTCTTGCTATTTCTGGTTCCCCTTAGTCTCACTGACTGATTCCACCCAGGtgcatttctgctttctgtcCATTGCCTGTGCACATTCAGTATGGTCAGGATTTTGTCTTCTCTTCCCATGCAGCAAATTGTGTTTAACATAATTACCTGGTAATGCAaccttttctcttcttctgtgAATAGGAAGGTAGCTGAAAGATGTAGGCAAGTAGCTAGAGGAACCAAAAATACTTAAGTAAATGCTTGGActcaaacaaaaagaaaagcttatCCTTTGATAAGGATATTTCATCTGAAGCATGACATTAACAGCACCACAGTGCTGCTATATCTTCGATTGCTTTTAGTCTGTGCAATAAGTGCTTAGGGTAAGACAATGTGGGGAAAGGCTGGGTATAGCCTTGCTATACATAAATTTATTTGTTCCTCCCAAATTTCTTCACACTGATGGAGTCAAACCTCTGGTCTCAACGATAGAAAAATAACtgattttctgtgtttaaaagaCCCTAAACCAGGCTGTAAGAAATTGAGCTGGCTTTTTCATAGATATCTGCTCAAACCAGCTGCAcaacaaaaaatgtatttcaagcAGTGTCTGCCATCTAttaaagctgctgctctccttgcATGTGTAATGCTCACCCCCATCTTGCACAGCCTGTCTAAGATTAGGGCCATGACTCTGCATGTGGCAGCAAGGACAAACATCTTGCTTGTGActtggcaggaggagctggcagcGCCGCAGCCGCCcgagcagcccaggctggagggagAGGGGGCCCCGGCAAGCACTGGCGGAGAGGTGAGTGGTGCCaggccccgctgccccggctctctgtgctctctgtgcCACACCTGGCCTCTTCCTGGGTTACTGGGTTCCCCTGGTCTCTCCCTTGCCACTTGTGGCTCTAGAACTGCCATGCAAGGAGCCCATCACTGTTCCCACTTTCCTGAGTTATTGGACAAAAACCTGAGCTCATCTGTTCTCATTTTTGCCACTTCCTTATCTTGGGAATTTTCTATGAACAACAGATGGACAGATTGCAAACTGCTGCCTGAtttgggttgatttttggggtataAATGCACGTATTAAAGTTATTAAAGTTAATGCTATCCTGTGGTTCTGTCATCTCATGGAATAGCTTTTTCCTGTTTGCTGCCATGCTTTAGAAGAGATTTGGATAACAAGTTAGGTTTTTCTGtagatttttctgtatttaaattaGTTCATTTAATTTTTGAACTGTTCTACctgcaattttcttttgaagccCTGAGTCAAAAATTTGTCTCTAGGCAAATTTCAGCTCTTGAACAAGGATAACTTTTTGTCCAACATTGACAACAGGGGCAAACGCTTCTCATGTGGTATTCCCTTTGCAATTTCAGTGTTAAGGCCTTTTTCTGTCCCTTCCACAAGTACTGCATGAATCCAAACTCCACAgttttcagcctttctcaagctCAGGCTGTTTTCATGGTCCCCAAAGCTCCTGGAAGTCTCATCTTGCATCTCCCACCTTCCTCCAGCCATCACCCCCCACTGCCAATCCCAGAAATGGGCCCCATAATCCCACTGGCTGCATGGCTGCACCAGTGCTGATGTCAGGCAGGAGCAGACCCAGGAGCACAAAGCAGGACACTCCCACCAGTGCAGCCTGGCCTCACATTAACTTGACTTCCTCAACGTGTGAATTCACACCCTTGTTTTCCCCAGAGATCTGAGTTACACCAGGAATGTGTCTGGTTTCCAGAAGGAAAGGATAATTCATTCATTTTCTGCATCACCTGCTAAAAACAATGGTCTTCATTGTTTTTATCTGTTTGTGAGATTTTGTATGGTGACTGTCAGCATTGATTTTTGTCCTAAATTTGTTTATGTTTTCCACTggaaatatttatatgttttctTACCTATCTTCTCTCACAGGGTGAAATTGAAGGTGATCCATCAAGTTAGGGAATTCTTGCTCAAAAGAGATCATTCCAAGAGCATACATGGAACTATTAGCTGACACCACAACAGGAAAATCCCACTGTCCATAGGCTAACTACCTTCAGCTCTGTAGTCTTGCACTTGCCTCATAAACCAGTCGTACAATATATGTAAGCCAGACTCCTCTAATTGTAAGTAACGTGCAGGTGTGTACTGGGCCATGTGTCTTTCCCAACCTCCCAAGCCTCCCAGTTGCTTTGTGTATTTTGGTTGGACTCACGAATCTGTGTCTTGCATCCATATGCATTGGCACTTGGGATCTCTAGGCattgtggaaatatttttttttaactaataaaaagtgtttgaacaagtttttttgtcttgttgGCTTTGTTTGCACATTTTAGATGTGGATCCTTCCAGTCTGATGCATTCTTCCTGTAAAAGTGCAGTACTAGAATACAAGGGCCTTAAATCATGTTGTAAGAGATGAAGAATCATGAAAAATCGTATTTCTGAAAACAGTACTGTAGGTAGGCTGGCTTTCTGTCTCTCAGGGCTGAAAAccaaatatttcactttttcaatACTTGACATGTTTAAGAGAGAATGTGGGGGTGATGTTGGATGAAATGAGgctttttaaaggaatgtgAAAGTAATGTTGGGCTCAGTTTATACTGTTTGCACCAGAAAGCTGTCCTGACATCAGGATGTAACAAGCTGCCAGAAGGTAATTAAAGAAATGTGATGGACACCAGCTGACCTGATGAgaactgcagtgctgctggcagggacgGGCAGGGTTGCTGTGAAAGGCGTGAGTGTGAGGGCAGGTGCCAAAGGGGCACCACGAACACGGAGCTGGTATCGGTTACAGCACTCGCTCAGGCTGCAGATCAGCTGCTGAGTGAGACACCCTCCACATTCACCAGGGTAGAGAGCAGGAAAATGTTGCTGTAAATAATGGACTAAGCTTAAAGCACATCAGTAGGTATGGATGTAAAAATGAGCTATTTACCTGCAGGAAGAACACCCACGAATCCAAGAGAAGCCAGTGTAAATTATTGAGATTTAAACTGCTTTAAAACCAGACCAATAATCTTCATTAAGCTGCTAAATGGAGATGACTATGGAAGGTATTACAGAAGAGACTTGCTGTGGCATGGAAGCGTCTGGCAAGTGTGCTGGCAGCCCCTCTCAGGCAGGTGTAAAGCATTGCCTTGCAGAGACCACAGGATTTCCATCCCAGTGCATCTTTGATCTCaacacagaaagggaaaaaaagagctttaaCAGAGGTAACGAGGACCTCAAAGGAAGATGTATGTGCATACTCTTTTCTGATGTCCTCCAAGTATCTGCCCATTAAACAGAGTAACTAAAATTGAGGCCAAGGTAAGAGGACATAAAGAGATACTcatggccagcagcaggagactGGAGTCTATTCTTGGTGCTCGTTagagaggaacagaaaaacCCTTTGCTCAAAAGCTTTGctttaaaagctttgttttatgGGGATACAAACAAAAGTGTTTTTCAAAAAACTGTTTTGCAAAAAAATAGGAGGTGAATGCCATCACTAAGTAGGGTATgtgtgggaggcaggagcaggctgtAACTCAGAGCAGTAAACTGCTCCCCATATGCCCATCTCTCAAGCAGGCTTGAGAGGCCCCTGCTTCCAAGGGCTTAAACCAGGAGAGAATGGTAATTACTGAGCTAAGAATGCCGTGCCACATCTCTGCCACACTGAGCTATGTGGCTGTTTGGGAGGGCAGTGTGCAGCTCTCTGTTTCCTCCCCTGTGGGAGGGAAAGTCTTTTCCCAGTATTTACACACCTGTATCTGGAATTATGAGACTGAAAACACTGCCCAACATTTAGGCACCAAAAGCGTCCAAATGCTTCCTAAAGATCTGCCTCTGCACTTGCCTGCCTTTCACGTGGGAGAGCACTGCTCAGGGCCCACCCAGGCAGGTGCAGTCCCTGCAAAGATCTGGTCTAGTCCCATGGCAGTCAAAGCCCAGAGAGTGTTTATGTATCTTGCACAGGCAGTCCCAAATCTTGGAGACAGACACCAGGACATGCAGTTTCCTCCCACATGAGTACCCTGTGTCAGTGAGTAGGAGCAGGGTAGTGCTGTGCCCATGCAATGGCTCAGTGAGCCTCTATttcctccctgtcccttcctCAGACTGGCTGTCACCCAGCTGTGGGGAGCAGAAGCCAGAGGTCTGAGCCACATTTGTCAGAGGTAAGAAaggtttcttgtttcttttgaaGTAGAAAGGCCTTTGATTAAAGAGacaaaatattgtttattaattattaaaccaAACTTTGTTGTAcgtctgttttgttttttgaaaggAAGTCTATGCTTTCAATGAGTATTCAGATAAGTGTAATGAGAGGTGATGGAAGGAAAGTGAAAAGTGGACTGATGGAGGAGATGTGTCAGAAACATCCCACAGGAGAAGGTACTTTCACTATGGAAGTGCTGGGACCCCCTGCCCCAGGTAAGTGCTGAGGGAAGAAAACACTAGCAAAATCATTTTTTGCTGACAGGTCATGGTCTGGGCAATCAAGAATTTCTTTTACTGATCTCACCCTGTGAATTATTGGAGTGGACTTTGTACATGTGATACCACTGTCACACAAGCTGTTAACTTAATCCCACTGTGATGAGACAGCACCCAGTGCCAGGTAGAGTGTGGCCACCGTCTGTCCCCAGTGAGGACCTGGGCGCTTGAACTCTGACCTCTGAGGGGATCCAACAAGCCAGGAACAGATGCTGCCAAGTGTTGCATCAACCTTGCCATACGAGTGAGCAAAAAAGTGCTGaaaaccattttttcccccaggtaATAGCAAAGCTTCCTTTCCATGTAAAACTGCAGTTAAGCTTTATTGAGTGATTTGCTCTGACAGAGCTCACAGCCTTTGTGATCTCCCCCCAGATATGTCCTAGCCAAGGGCTGAAGGGCATGCAGGGCCTGGTTTTTCAAAGATGTTTGTCTGGGATGAAGGAGAGGAAGCAGTGGCTCTCTACAGGATATCCCAAACAGCATTCCActaatttaaatgcaaatcaGGTAATAATACACTTAAAATCCAACTTCATTTGAAAGTCCTATTTTTGTGTCTGCATAATGCATGTCCTAAAACTGAATTCGCAGAGTACCCAATTAAAAACTGAAGGGCTGTTTTTCTAATACTGTTCTCTATAAAGTCACATTCTCACCTCTTTGACACATTGAAATTCAGTTTAACTGTTTCATAAATGTGTCAAAACCCTACCAAATCACAAGAAGATACTCCATACTGTTAATAGAATAGCAGAAAAAGCTCAGATTAAAATTGCCCTTTCTGAATATCAGACAAACCCCTGCCCACACGAGTTTGAAGCAGCACAGACTTTCTCTGTCAAACTTTGGCACTGCTTTTTTGTGTGGATCCCAGCATGCAAGGCAGCTCTGCTTCTCTACCCTTCCCCTCCCACTAAACCCAACTAGGGTGGGCAGCACAACTGTGTGACAGAAAGGCAGAGCCATAGCACTACTTCCTCTCAGTGTGCCTAGAAAATGTACACAGCTCTCCTGTAGACTTTACATCCCAGCTCACATCCTCAGCTTTCCCAGACAGTCACTCCTGGGATAGGACCAGTTATTTATTTCCCCAGTTCCATTCCAGGTTTTAAGGTGAGAGTCAAGCCTTTCTAATCTTCCTAGCCTTTCTAAGttaaaaaacagacaaatttttgttgtcttttctagtcCTGAATCTACAGGATATTGTGAGATACCACAGCAGTGCCATATTTAAGGATGGTTTCAGGTTCTCAAGATGACAGTAGAAACATGACACTTCACCTGGATATTACCTCAAGATTGAAAAACTAGAAGGTAAAGAACTCCATTTACACTGGCCTTATGTTGATCTCCTGCTTTGAAGCAGAGCTGACTGATAATTCCTGGAGGATGTTACCACCTGTGTAAAGGAAGAATCAGATAAACTTACTTTTCTCCCCAAACTGTATATCAATATTTGAACTGAACAGATAATATAGCTTAATTAGAACAACTTTAGTTTGATCTCCTAAATTACTAACATATGACTTACAATAATTATCTATAAGCAAACCACTGCATTTCTTAAAACAGTTCTATTTCATGGCATAATCATCACATGCGTTTCACACTAATATCAGTCTCCTCTGGCAGCCATGAATGTTGAACACTGCACACTTTGTAAACTTCTGGAGTGATCTGTGTAGAACTTTTTAGCCCTAACACATCATTGCATTTGCCTTGCAAATGGACATCACACCTATCTATAAATCCCAACCCtggtaaaattaaaatttaggaAAACCCAAATACTTTTTCATTAACCTCACTTGCCCATTTTCATGTGTAAAACATAAGCTGTAGTTCTGATTAATTCTGACCTTCATTAGGCAATAGAGCAGAAGGGTTCATGTCACTGATATATGAGAGGGTGCTCAAAGCTGCCACAGAAGATGtgtgaaaggaaaggaaaccaGAGCAATTTCTAATTTCCCCTCAGTGCTTTGGATTTAACTCACAGCTGTTTGGGCTGCGTATTTGTAGTTGCCAACTATTTTCAGGGGCATGGGTTGTGAAGCACTCCTAGTACTTAAAGAAAcagctttggatttttttcccccaaacacAAATAACTGCTCATCACAGGCAACAGACTGTGGAGGTGAAGAATGTGGAGAAAAAGCCCGAGGACTCAGACACAGAGAAGGGAGTCAGACATGTTAtgtgacagaggtgacagtactgacagtgctgctgggggtgctggcacTTTTGGACTTCTGGTCCTGGCCAGTGTCAGTGATGCACCCTGGCATTACCAGGTGGAGTAACTTTTGGAATAGCCTGAAATTCCAGGGGCCCCTTGGCATGTGGCTCTGCCCACACTGTGGTGTCTGCCCCAGCTGGCATTAACCAGGACTTCTACCTTCAGTCTCAGCAGATATTGAGAGCTGAATGCAGCAAAAGTCCAAACTAACTTTATACCTTTCAAATCCTCATTTTTAAGCGCTCTAATTAATATCTAACATCAGTTCAAAGGGCTTACTATTGTCTTTTAAATGTAATGTTAACTCACAGAGTGAATAAATATTATGCAATATGTTCCATTAATTTTCTGCTGTGATTTTGTAACTCAGTCAGCCACCTGATGCTCAGGTTTTTGGTACCATCATATGGACTGAATATTATGCAAATGTCCCTCTTCCTGCTCTGGGCTCAATTATAATGATCACGCCATGCCAATTTGGGCAAGAGTAATttgctcacttttttttttcagtttggaaTCAGAACAATTATATTAATGCTAAAGATAAGATTACATTAGATAAGGAGTCATGCTGCCATGCTGTCAGCAGTGTGGGTTTTACTCAGGAATTCATGCTACCTAGTGCTTTGACCAGGAGGTAAAGCAAGCAGTGGCACAGATCAGACATCCATATTGAGTCAAATATGCTGAACAGAGATTTCCACTTGGAAGAATAATAGTTGGAGCTGGGGAAATCTAGGTATGTATTAGAACAGAATTAGAGAGCAATATTTACCTGAACTGATTAGGAGTCTATAAAACATTGCTCTAATGTGGTGTATGTCTAATGCTTGATGTAAGTGTGCTtcagttttaaatgttttcctggTGACACTGACACTCCTGGTGTGTCTTTCAGGCAGACTATCCCAGCCAGCACCTGCAGGGTCCTTGCACTGCAAACCCAGCAGTGGAAACAAGCTGGGAGGGCATCTGGAAGGTATTTGCTGCTGAAGCCTGAGCACATCTTCTCTTGAGCTGTGACAAGCTGCCTGATGGATTCCAGAGTTTCTTCCTTTCACTAACACTCCACAAAGAAGTTAATCTACCTGAGTAATGGGCTGAGAACAGCTGAAATCCACGTGTTTGGTGTGGCTTTGCTGTGGTTGTGTTCTCAGGTTTGGGCAAGAAAAATAAGTAGGTCTCTGTTAGCGATTTGGTTCCAAAAAATGCCAGAGCCCCACAATACTGGGTGTCTTTTTATCTGAGTTTTTGCAAAGTCAAGTAAGAAAATCATTCCAGGAAAGAAATCAGCAAGGAATTGAAAAAGAGACCTGCTGTGAATATATAATTAAAAGTCTCATTGACCCATTGAGGGGGAAAGAGGATTgctgtttgaaataaaaaaggagtGGTGCAAAAGTTGACAAGAGCTCTCTGAAATGACAGGCGGaatagcagcagcagaggaataCTCAGAACCTTGTTTCCTGTGACTCTTCCTCACTTGGGTACTAATGAAGTCCTAAACTTATGAGAACTGTCAGTGCCCACCCCAGTTCATCTGTGGCATCTGTGCCTGTTTACCAACACAAATCTTTactcaggaagaaaaatatgggTATGAGTGTGGCCATCCAAACAGAGACACTTTGTACCCCAGAAAATGGCAATGAGgaacccaaaccccacaaaaccagaGAGCCATTTGGCTCCTGACTCTGCCAATAGTTTACTTGTACAAAGTACCTTTGTACTGGGGATTAATGGCAGGAAATATAAACTCCAAAGGCTAGTGGAAACCTGGGAAATGCCAGAGGTTCAAGCCAGAAACTTTTATTAATGTGGTAATGCTAGGAAAGGAAGTGAGtttaaacataatttctgaACTAAAAGAATCTTACCACAAAGCCACAGTAGGAAAATGTGGGTTTGCTaatttggcttctttttttttttttttctcttccccttaGAGCTGCTAGTGCTGGCACTGGTTACCTGCCTTACCCAGGCAAGGCCTTCTGCGATGATGGGATTTGCAATCCACCTTGAGCAGGCAACTGGAAAGATGACCAGATTAGCAGCTTCTTATAAAAAGACACATAAATTACAGCTCTCACCATCTAACATTATCCCACCTGACAAGAAAAGGGGGCTGCGATTAAAATTGCTCAGAACAGAAACAAGTTTGAGCTGGTTTCTGTTCTCATGAGGATCTGCTCAGGGgctgaaggaaggagaaggaagtcAGCTTGGCGTGGATGAAAGTTGGCCATGCCCACACACTGCACTTCAGTAGTTTTCCAGCACTCTGTAAAGCTCAGTTCAGTGGCTTTCCTCTGCCTGTGATGGTGgaacaggttttttttgcagttttgatTATAAAAAAACAAACGACACTAATTAGCAAACAAAGACAGTGCGATGGAGCAAAAATCTCAATCTGGGCACACCCTCTCATCAGGGAGGGTAAATAAACAGCTTTTCTCTATTTTCAGCTCTCATTCTTCAGATTTGAACTCCACCCATTGTACCAGTCACCCCCAAAAGAATCAGCAGGTCTCCTGGCAAAGGTATAAAACCAGAACAAGTCAGGACACTATCACATAGTGTGCTATACATCACCAGGTACTCAATTTTATCAAAGGAGAGGACTTCAACACGTGTCAGAAGCCACAATGTCGGGTAAAAGCTTCCAGGGACTGAAGGAACAAGCTGAAGGTGCAGCAAAAGATGCTGGTAAGAAAGATTAATTATTGTATATTTGGAGGGGGGCTTAGTTGCTAAATACCACAAGCCACCTGTGTCAGTGCTAGCAGGACACAgcttcctctcttttcctcacCTTGCAAGTTTTGGTCTTCGCCAGGAGAAGACCACAGGCCGGCCATAGCTCTCAAAGCTGCCTCAACCCATTCACCCACTTCTCCCTGTGTGGCTCCTGGGCATTGTCCAACTCTTATCACTCTCCAAAATGTTAAACTTAATATTTTTAGAGCAATGAAGCCTTTTGCTCACGGTGGTCTTTTTTCATGCTCTGTGGTGGTTTTTAATCATCTCTCCTTTTATTATGTTGGAAGTAAGCTTTGATTAACATTTGCCATTTGGCCTGTCAGTGTCTTCTGGTAATGTAACCACATTGATTGCAATGGATAGTTTATAATGTATAGGACATGTTTCTGTTGTGTTCTTCAGCATTGATCACCAGACTGCAGGGTTTAAAAAGCCCTGTATGCACATTTCTGTCATCGCAATGCCCATGCTCTAAGGCCAAGCATTGTTGATCATTAGCACTGGGCATTGGAAACCAACTTTTCAATGCAAAGCATAAAAGCTTTTCCTTCAAATGAAAAACTGTAAAATGTGTACAGCTTATAGTAGCTTTTTATAGTATATTCCCTGTCATGTTTGCCTGTTGCTCTTTCCTAGTAGCATATCATTTGATTAGATATAGTTCTGGATTCTGGTCCTGCAAACACTTCCCTGTATAGCTGAAATATAGGAGTAACATCATTGCAtcattgattatattgaagtTACAGAAAGTTTCTGTACATCTGGGGACAAATGTGTAGTAGCCCCATAAACACTACAGAACCCctttctggaaaacaaaatagttTTTGCTGCACCCTGAATATATTCCTGCCACTGAGGGGCACTTCACTGTTTCATAAACTATCAGCTATCTCACAATTGCAAGGCATCTcccttttttaatgttttatattCTGGAGTTGATCTGTTATGTTTCTAGTTTCTGCCCCTCTTCTTCTACTCATATCTTGTTTGTAAAAATCTCCTTTCTCCTGTCCAGCTCTGTTTAATGCACTTGCTTCTGATTTAGAACCGGCCCTGCTCCCAAAAAGCCCATAAGGAAAATGTGCATTAGATGGCCAACCTACCCCAAGCATAATAAGGTAGAAGAATCAATAAAAGCAAGTGTAGTGTTAAATACGCAGCTTACAGCTAAATGTCATCATTCCAACTCACTGCTAATCTTTTCTTATCTCCTGCTTATCTGCCATTGATTTGCTCAGCTGACCGAAGGTGCCAGGTGAGCGCTAATGTCGGAGCaagctgctgtggcagcacaCAGTGCCCAAGGTGTCCTGTGAGGGGCACAGCCTCAGCTCTGTACCAGCCCAGGCACTTGCCAGGGGCACAGCCTGTTCCAGGCGTGCAGAAAGCCACTGATGTATGGAATTCCGGTAACCAGAAACGTGAACAGCTGGAAAggattttgattttgttttcccttaaTTGCAGCAAACACACTGGGACAGGCCACTCAGGATGCAGTCAACCAGATTACAGATGCAAGCCAGAAAGGTAGGAGCAATGACGTTCAAAGCAAGATGGAGCAGCTCAACACAAGCCAGAAGCGGCCCGTGCTCATTCTCTTCTGTCCCACAGGTGTTCTCAGCCTGAAAGTCCTTGGTTTCAGTGACCACTTTGTATAACCTTTAACATTTTGTAatgattttaataattttataacaACTTGTATAAATCTCACAAAAGGATTGCAGGATCTGTTGCTCAGTAGCTCCACACATGTGCTGGCAGACTGTAACTGACACTCTCTGGCCACCGAGTCTTATGCACAGCATTCAGACATTGGCTTCCTATTTAGAAAACTTGTGGGGCAGCTCTTCTTTTAGAGGATTAAGTAACTCTATGTTACATCTtgctccccccaccccagccctgagGGCAGGGGTCTGTCCAGGTCCAGCTCTACACTggatcccagcagctgcagcggCAGCAGCTGGGGTCGAACATTACTGGTCCTGCAGGTGAAAAGGTGCTGTCAAACAAGTGTTGGCACCTTGCAGCTGGGCATTGGGAACAAGTTAAAGTAAAAActaggctgatttttttttttaacagtttaatAAGATTCTAAGTATGAGTCATTGCCAATATAAGTATTAGCAATTTTGGGgtctaaaatatttcataaaagcCAAAATGCACCGGCAATATCTCCTTAGAGCTGACACATTCGACAGCTCCATGGATGTGACAAGAAGGGCAGGTTTGGGCAGGCAGCAAAATGTCCAGAATATTTTTTGAAGATATATCGCTCCTTTTTTGTAGTCTAATCATTTTCACACCTCTCTTCTATGATAAGTATTAAACCATGTTCCCTCTCTTGCAGCTTTTGACAAGGCTTCCAAGACAGCACAAGATGGAGTAGAAAAAGTGGCTGGACAGGCTGCAGAAGCAATGTCtggctttgggaaaaaatgtggaTTTAAAAAATGATGCTAATTCAAGTCAACAGTACTGCTTGTATAAATCTCTCTTTGGTCTGCTATTGCCTACTTCTTTGTgtagaaaaatgaaagctgttTGATATCTGGATAATTTTGTTCTCttcaaatacaaatttttaagGCAGAAGGTTTTCCTCATCCTTTATGTAGAAAACATACATAATTTAGCACGTCTGCTCACAATTGTCAACATGGCTGAAAAGGTTTCAGCAATGCTGTTGCCCTGCTCTTATAACAGCTCAGTGATTATTGCCACATTTGCTGAGTGTATTTACAAAGCCAGTGAAACTGTTCATAATTAGGACACCAGAACAATCATGTGATGAAACTGAGTCTTCTTCCAATAATCAAAAATTAAGCTGGGGTTATATTTCTTGtcagttgtttgtttgttcccATCTTCTGCACTTTTAGATTAAGATAAATAAAGGTAC encodes the following:
- the LOC100228060 gene encoding uncharacterized protein isoform X1, yielding MSGKSFQGLKEQAEGAAKDAANTLGQATQDAVNQITDASQKGRSNDVQSKMEQLNTSQKRPVLILFCPTAFDKASKTAQDGVEKVAGQAAEAMSGFGKKCGFKK
- the LOC100228060 gene encoding uncharacterized protein isoform X2; amino-acid sequence: MSGKSFQGLKEQAEGAAKDAANTLGQATQDAVNQITDASQKAFDKASKTAQDGVEKVAGQAAEAMSGFGKKCGFKK